In a genomic window of Maricaulis maris MCS10:
- a CDS encoding DUF2155 domain-containing protein: MKTCVLASIVSLVLAAPSWAQDNTQPTSDSATDAADLLRRDDPDNTVQRGPLSSEPGTVVVLRGLDKVTARTRDFEVEIGDTVQFGALSITAQYCRKRPPEETPETYAFLQINDRRTDGFGVDVEGEQVFSGWMFASRPAQNPLEHPVYDVWVIDCRA, from the coding sequence ATGAAAACCTGTGTTCTCGCTTCGATTGTCTCGCTTGTCCTTGCCGCGCCGTCATGGGCGCAAGACAATACCCAGCCAACCTCTGACAGCGCGACCGATGCCGCGGACCTTCTGCGGCGCGATGATCCCGACAACACTGTCCAGCGGGGTCCGCTATCGTCCGAGCCCGGCACGGTGGTCGTGCTGCGTGGCCTCGACAAGGTCACCGCGCGGACCCGGGATTTCGAAGTCGAGATCGGTGACACGGTGCAGTTCGGGGCGCTGTCGATTACCGCACAATATTGCCGGAAACGGCCGCCTGAAGAGACCCCGGAAACCTATGCCTTCCTGCAGATCAATGATCGCCGCACCGATGGCTTTGGTGTCGATGTCGAGGGCGAGCAGGTGTTTTCCGGTTGGATGTTTGCATCGCGCCCGGCCCAGAACCCGCTCGAGCACCCGGTCTATGACGTCTGGGTGATTGATTGCAGGGCCTGA
- the thiS gene encoding sulfur carrier protein ThiS codes for MQLTVNGEGRKVAPDTSVSGLVTILGLDGRKIAVERNLAIVPRSQYEQTALADGDRIEIVAFVGGG; via the coding sequence CTGCAGCTGACAGTCAATGGTGAAGGCCGCAAGGTCGCGCCCGATACCAGTGTGAGTGGCCTCGTCACGATCCTCGGCCTTGATGGCCGCAAGATCGCCGTCGAGCGCAATCTGGCCATCGTGCCGCGCTCGCAATATGAGCAGACCGCGCTCGCCGATGGCGACCGGATCGAGATAGTCGCATTTGTCGGAGGTGGATGA
- a CDS encoding thiazole synthase, with amino-acid sequence MEDAVTMDTAFEDKPLVVAGRTFTSRLIIGTGKYKTYAQNAQALEASGAEMITVAIRRVNLSNPDEPRLVDFISPDDYTFLPNTAGCFTGEDAVRTLRLAREAGGWNLVKLEVLSDPKHLYPDMAETLRAAELLIKDGFDVMVYCSDDPVYARKLEEIGCCAIMPLGAPIGSGLGIQNPVNIRLIIEQTKVPVIVDAGVGTASDATVAMELGCDGVLMNTAIAEAKDPIRMARAMRHAVIAGRESYLAGRMPKKRYADPSSPLSGLI; translated from the coding sequence ATGGAAGACGCAGTCACGATGGACACAGCCTTCGAGGACAAGCCGCTGGTTGTGGCCGGTCGCACCTTCACCTCGCGCCTGATCATTGGCACCGGCAAGTACAAGACCTATGCCCAGAATGCCCAGGCGCTGGAGGCCTCCGGCGCCGAAATGATCACCGTCGCCATCCGCCGGGTGAACCTGTCCAATCCGGACGAGCCGCGCCTGGTCGATTTCATCTCGCCGGACGATTACACCTTCCTGCCCAACACCGCCGGCTGTTTCACCGGCGAAGATGCCGTGCGCACGCTGCGCCTGGCCCGCGAGGCCGGCGGCTGGAACCTGGTCAAGCTGGAAGTCCTGTCTGACCCCAAACACCTCTATCCCGACATGGCCGAGACGCTGCGCGCCGCCGAGCTTTTGATCAAGGACGGGTTCGACGTCATGGTCTATTGCTCGGACGACCCGGTCTACGCCAGGAAACTGGAAGAAATCGGCTGCTGCGCGATCATGCCGCTGGGCGCGCCGATCGGCTCCGGCCTCGGCATCCAGAACCCGGTCAATATCCGCCTCATCATCGAACAGACCAAGGTGCCGGTCATTGTCGATGCCGGTGTCGGTACGGCGTCAGATGCCACCGTGGCGATGGAGCTGGGCTGTGACGGTGTGTTGATGAACACCGCCATCGCCGAAGCGAAAGACCCGATCCGCATGGCGCGGGCGATGCGCCATGCGGTCATTGCCGGTCGTGAAAGCTATCTCGCCGGACGCATGCCGAAGAAGCGCTATGCCGATCCGTCGAGCCCGCTCTCCGGGCTGATCTAG
- the aat gene encoding leucyl/phenylalanyl-tRNA--protein transferase codes for MRGFGAEELLNCYARGVFPMAEGRDDPRIYLLDPDERGIIPLDQFHASRSLRKTVRQDVYQVTINQDFEAVVAGCAQSAPGREETWINESIIRLYSQLHDAGYAHSVECWSGADLVGGLYGVSLGAAFFGESMFSLRRDASKVALVHLIARLRAGGYSLLDTQFTTEHLESFGARTISRSDYRERLAEALIFEADFSALPDEITGAQALQSITQTS; via the coding sequence ATGCGCGGCTTTGGTGCCGAGGAATTGCTCAACTGCTATGCGCGTGGCGTCTTCCCGATGGCGGAAGGCCGCGACGATCCGCGCATCTATCTCCTTGATCCGGACGAGCGGGGCATCATCCCGCTGGACCAGTTTCACGCCTCGCGCAGCCTGCGAAAGACCGTCCGCCAGGATGTGTACCAGGTGACCATCAACCAGGACTTCGAGGCCGTTGTTGCGGGGTGTGCCCAGTCGGCACCCGGTCGCGAGGAGACGTGGATCAACGAGTCGATCATACGTCTCTATTCCCAGCTCCATGACGCCGGTTACGCCCACTCAGTGGAATGCTGGTCGGGAGCGGACCTGGTTGGCGGCCTCTACGGGGTCTCACTTGGCGCGGCCTTTTTCGGCGAGAGCATGTTTTCCTTGCGCCGGGACGCGTCCAAGGTCGCCCTGGTCCACCTGATTGCCCGCCTCAGGGCTGGTGGCTACAGCCTGCTCGACACCCAGTTTACGACGGAACATCTGGAGAGTTTTGGCGCCCGCACGATTTCGCGCAGCGACTATCGCGAGCGTCTGGCTGAAGCCTTGATTTTTGAAGCCGATTTCAGCGCCTTGCCGGACGAAATTACCGGTGCTCAGGCCCTGCAATCAATCACCCAGACGTCATAG
- a CDS encoding NADH:ubiquinone oxidoreductase subunit NDUFA12 has translation MFGLIAKLFVWWKDATPGTFLTLRMRGAKQVGSDEYGNRYFEESGVTGPDGQGQKRRWVIYKGYADASRVPSDWHGWLHHTFDELPTDTPLARQAWEKDHHPNLTGTVHAYRPTGSLAVGDRRQSTTGDYQAWSPDEA, from the coding sequence ATGTTCGGACTGATCGCAAAACTGTTTGTGTGGTGGAAAGACGCCACGCCGGGAACCTTCCTGACGCTGCGCATGCGCGGTGCCAAGCAGGTCGGCTCGGATGAGTACGGCAATCGCTATTTCGAGGAATCCGGCGTCACCGGTCCCGATGGCCAGGGCCAGAAACGCCGCTGGGTCATCTACAAGGGCTATGCCGATGCCTCGCGCGTGCCGTCCGATTGGCATGGCTGGCTGCATCACACCTTTGACGAATTGCCCACCGACACGCCGCTCGCCCGCCAGGCTTGGGAAAAGGATCACCATCCCAACCTGACCGGAACGGTGCATGCCTATCGTCCGACCGGATCCCTGGCTGTGGGCGATCGTCGCCAGTCCACCACGGGCGACTATCAGGCTTGGTCCCCGGACGAGGCATAA
- the aroQ gene encoding type II 3-dehydroquinate dehydratase yields the protein MTQPIHILNGPNLNLLGTREPDVYGTLSLKEIEQACARHARDLGYEILFRQSNHEGELIDWLHDANVNACAVVFNPAAFTHTSVALHDAVRAIEPPVIEVHLSQTAAREAFRHHSYIALAARGSITGLGLQSYLLGINAAITSLGN from the coding sequence ATGACCCAACCGATTCACATACTCAACGGTCCCAACCTCAACCTGCTCGGCACCCGCGAGCCGGATGTCTATGGCACGTTGAGCCTGAAAGAGATCGAACAGGCCTGTGCCAGGCATGCCCGTGACTTGGGGTATGAGATCCTCTTTCGCCAGTCCAATCATGAAGGCGAACTGATTGACTGGCTGCATGACGCAAACGTCAATGCGTGTGCAGTTGTTTTCAACCCGGCTGCATTTACGCATACATCCGTCGCTTTGCACGACGCAGTTCGCGCGATAGAACCTCCGGTCATCGAAGTACATTTGAGTCAGACGGCAGCACGCGAAGCATTTCGGCACCACTCCTACATCGCCCTGGCGGCACGCGGATCGATCACCGGTTTGGGTCTGCAAAGCTATCTTCTGGGCATCAACGCTGCCATCACCTCTCTTGGCAACTGA
- a CDS encoding cupin domain-containing protein yields the protein MKRLRARDFTADRAWGAERLALFGSTGVSLHWTDRPYRWHRNTGDEVFVVLDGRVEMKYREDGEEKSMQLEAGDALTIGDGEEHVAHPVGEARILVIEDINSE from the coding sequence ATGAAACGCCTCCGCGCCCGCGACTTTACTGCGGACCGGGCCTGGGGTGCCGAGCGCCTTGCCCTGTTCGGCTCCACCGGCGTCAGCCTGCACTGGACCGATCGCCCCTATCGCTGGCACCGCAATACCGGCGACGAGGTCTTCGTGGTGCTCGATGGCCGGGTCGAGATGAAATATCGCGAGGACGGTGAAGAAAAATCCATGCAGCTCGAAGCCGGCGACGCCTTGACCATCGGCGATGGCGAGGAACATGTCGCCCATCCCGTGGGCGAAGCGCGCATCCTCGTGATCGAGGATATCAACAGCGAGTGA
- a CDS encoding RidA family protein produces the protein MSAIDTRLAELGITLPEPVAPVANYVPFVQSGSQVFISGQVSIGPDGLVKGTLGKDMDVAAGQAAARLCAINLIAQLKAACGGDLSRVKCVVKLGGFVAAVPGFTEIPQVINGCSDLMVEVFGDAGRHARSAVSCPVLPLGAAVEVDGVFEVA, from the coding sequence ATGTCCGCCATCGACACCCGCCTCGCCGAGCTTGGAATCACCCTGCCGGAACCGGTCGCGCCGGTCGCCAATTATGTGCCCTTCGTGCAAAGCGGCAGCCAGGTCTTCATTTCCGGCCAGGTCTCGATCGGCCCGGACGGGCTGGTGAAAGGAACGCTTGGCAAGGATATGGACGTTGCCGCCGGCCAGGCCGCAGCTCGCCTGTGTGCCATCAACCTCATCGCCCAGCTCAAAGCGGCCTGCGGCGGCGACCTGTCGCGGGTGAAGTGCGTTGTGAAGCTTGGCGGCTTTGTTGCGGCGGTACCGGGCTTCACCGAGATACCGCAAGTCATCAATGGCTGTTCCGACCTGATGGTCGAGGTCTTCGGCGATGCCGGTCGCCACGCCCGATCTGCGGTCTCCTGCCCGGTCTTGCCGCTGGGTGCGGCCGTCGAGGTCGATGGCGTGTTCGAAGTCGCCTGA
- a CDS encoding DsbA family protein produces the protein MMLRFAGAFAAIVFLMGCQQPAASAQLSEPERDEVRELIRSYILENPEIIEEALIELQRRARAREMQSVYDALSANEAAIYNDPRDPRLGPDDAEVVIVEFMDYKCSYCRVAASWVESVREEYGDRVQILFKEYPILGDESVEASRAAIAALRQGDEVYAAFHMALIRSSGPLPGTRIDQLAAVSGVDVAQMRTDMEDPEILAHINQVRSLGRALNVTGTPFFIVDGVVVPGANEMALNEALSAALRG, from the coding sequence ATGATGTTGCGATTTGCCGGGGCCTTCGCCGCCATAGTGTTTTTGATGGGCTGCCAGCAACCCGCCGCCTCCGCCCAGCTGAGCGAGCCGGAGCGTGACGAGGTTCGCGAACTGATCCGCTCCTACATCCTGGAAAACCCTGAAATCATCGAGGAAGCGCTGATCGAGCTGCAGCGCCGGGCCCGGGCCCGCGAGATGCAGTCGGTCTACGACGCTCTCTCCGCCAATGAGGCGGCCATCTACAATGATCCGCGCGACCCTCGCCTCGGCCCGGATGACGCCGAAGTCGTGATCGTCGAATTCATGGACTACAAGTGCTCCTATTGCCGGGTCGCCGCCTCCTGGGTCGAAAGCGTGCGCGAGGAATATGGCGACCGGGTCCAGATCCTGTTCAAGGAATACCCGATCCTGGGCGATGAATCGGTGGAGGCCTCGCGCGCAGCGATCGCCGCCCTGCGCCAGGGTGACGAGGTCTATGCCGCCTTCCACATGGCACTCATCCGCTCGTCAGGACCACTGCCGGGCACTCGTATCGACCAACTCGCGGCCGTCTCCGGTGTCGATGTCGCGCAGATGCGGACCGACATGGAGGATCCGGAAATCCTCGCCCATATCAACCAGGTCCGCTCGCTGGGCCGGGCCCTGAATGTGACCGGTACGCCCTTCTTCATTGTCGACGGTGTGGTCGTGCCCGGCGCCAACGAGATGGCCCTGAACGAGGCGCTGTCCGCAGCCCTGCGCGGCTAG
- a CDS encoding serine aminopeptidase domain-containing protein has translation MMTLIHEDEIRFDARDGYSLSGRIIAPDNPRAAVLISSGTGFPKGLYRRFAVAAAERGYACLIYDYRGIAGSAPKQMRGFKADIVDWGRLDYSAALDRAAALVPDGPLLAVGHSVGGHLVGFADNADRIRAHAFITVGTGFWGAHELSYRPSALMFWLLYGPACLALTGHIPAGGIWGGTALPRDVFLQWRQWAAKPDYFGAFLDQLTPHDFDAVTAPIRSWTFSDDRLCARRSAEDLLQLYPNAPSEHLRLDPSDIGADRVDHHGAFKKESAAFWPMVFNWFDQVSASSPVSVSN, from the coding sequence ATGATGACCCTGATCCATGAAGACGAGATCCGATTCGATGCCCGCGACGGCTATTCGTTGTCCGGTCGGATCATCGCACCGGACAATCCGCGTGCCGCGGTCCTGATCTCGTCCGGGACCGGCTTTCCCAAGGGGCTGTATCGTCGCTTCGCTGTTGCCGCCGCCGAACGCGGCTATGCCTGCCTGATCTATGATTATCGCGGCATCGCAGGCTCGGCTCCCAAGCAGATGCGGGGCTTCAAGGCGGATATCGTCGACTGGGGCCGGCTTGATTATTCCGCCGCGCTGGATCGCGCCGCAGCCCTGGTGCCGGACGGACCGCTCCTTGCGGTTGGCCACTCGGTGGGCGGGCATCTGGTCGGATTTGCCGACAATGCAGACCGGATCAGAGCCCACGCCTTCATCACGGTCGGGACGGGTTTTTGGGGCGCCCATGAGCTGTCCTATCGCCCCTCGGCGCTGATGTTCTGGCTCTTGTACGGCCCGGCATGCCTCGCTCTGACCGGGCATATCCCGGCCGGCGGCATTTGGGGCGGGACGGCCCTGCCGCGCGATGTTTTCCTGCAATGGCGGCAATGGGCGGCGAAGCCGGACTATTTCGGCGCTTTTCTCGATCAACTGACCCCGCATGATTTTGACGCGGTGACAGCACCGATCCGCTCTTGGACGTTTTCCGATGACCGCCTCTGCGCCCGACGCTCGGCTGAAGACCTGCTGCAACTCTATCCGAATGCGCCGTCCGAGCATTTGCGGCTCGACCCGTCCGACATCGGGGCCGACCGCGTTGACCATCATGGTGCCTTCAAGAAGGAGTCCGCGGCATTCTGGCCAATGGTTTTCAACTGGTTTGACCAGGTTTCGGCTTCGAGCCCGGTTTCGGTTTCGAACTGA
- the accC gene encoding acetyl-CoA carboxylase biotin carboxylase subunit, with protein sequence MFDKILIANRGEIALRVHRACREMGIRTVAVHSEADANAMHVRLADESVCIGPPPANKSYLNIPAIITAAEVTGAQAIHPGYGFLSENARFAEIVEAHGLAFIGPTAAHIRMMGDKITAKQAVMDAGIPVVPGSEGGVDTYEDAVPIAEKIGYPVLIKAASGGGGRGMKVAETAANLKEAMDTASTEALAAFGDGTVYIEKYLGRPRHIEIQILADTHGNVVHLGERDCSLQRRHQKILEEAPSPALNDDDRKKIGDVVRRAIEAIGYRGVGTIEFLWENGEFYFIEMNTRLQVEHPVTEMITGIDLVREQIRVADGQKLDIKQSDVTFEGWAIECRINAENARTFAPSPGLVTDFHAPGGLGVRLDSALYAGYSIPPYYDSLIGKLIVHGRTREEALLRLRRSLEEMVVGGVETTIPIFLDLLEEADFVSGNYHIRWLEDWLASREN encoded by the coding sequence ATGTTCGACAAGATCCTGATCGCCAATCGCGGCGAAATTGCCCTTCGCGTCCATCGCGCCTGCCGCGAGATGGGCATCCGGACTGTGGCCGTGCACTCAGAGGCCGATGCCAACGCCATGCATGTCCGCCTCGCCGACGAGAGCGTGTGCATCGGACCGCCGCCGGCCAACAAGTCCTATCTCAACATACCGGCCATCATCACCGCGGCCGAAGTCACCGGCGCCCAGGCGATCCACCCGGGCTATGGCTTCCTGTCGGAGAATGCCCGCTTCGCCGAAATCGTCGAAGCGCACGGCCTCGCCTTCATCGGCCCGACGGCGGCGCATATCCGCATGATGGGTGACAAGATCACTGCCAAACAGGCCGTCATGGATGCCGGAATCCCGGTCGTCCCCGGCTCGGAAGGCGGCGTCGACACCTATGAAGACGCCGTGCCGATCGCAGAGAAGATCGGCTATCCGGTCCTGATCAAGGCGGCATCCGGCGGCGGTGGCCGCGGCATGAAGGTGGCCGAGACAGCCGCCAACCTGAAAGAAGCCATGGACACGGCCTCGACCGAGGCCCTCGCAGCCTTTGGCGACGGCACGGTCTATATTGAAAAATACCTTGGCCGCCCGCGCCATATCGAGATCCAGATCCTCGCCGACACGCATGGCAATGTGGTCCATCTGGGCGAGCGCGACTGCTCGCTGCAGCGCCGCCACCAGAAGATCCTCGAGGAAGCCCCCTCACCGGCCCTCAACGATGATGATCGCAAGAAGATCGGTGATGTCGTCCGCAGGGCCATCGAGGCGATCGGCTATCGCGGCGTCGGCACGATCGAATTCCTGTGGGAAAACGGCGAGTTCTACTTCATCGAGATGAATACCCGCCTGCAGGTGGAGCATCCGGTCACCGAGATGATCACCGGCATCGACCTGGTGCGCGAGCAGATCCGCGTCGCCGACGGCCAGAAGCTCGACATCAAGCAGAGCGATGTGACCTTTGAAGGCTGGGCCATCGAATGCCGGATCAATGCCGAGAACGCGCGCACCTTCGCGCCGTCGCCCGGCCTTGTCACCGATTTCCACGCCCCGGGCGGTCTGGGCGTTCGCCTCGATTCCGCCCTTTACGCCGGCTATTCCATCCCACCTTATTATGACAGCCTGATCGGCAAGCTGATCGTGCACGGTCGCACCCGCGAGGAAGCGCTATTGCGTCTGCGCCGGTCGCTGGAAGAAATGGTTGTCGGCGGAGTGGAAACCACGATCCCGATCTTCCTCGACTTGCTCGAGGAAGCGGATTTCGTGAGTGGCAATTACCACATCCGCTGGCTGGAAGACTGGTTGGCAAGCCGGGAGAACTGA
- a CDS encoding ribonucleotide reductase-like protein has product MQVFGRIAQFIADSDLGGVPEARQLGSIDADDGSLSGSDRALVAPPGWSDTAVQGLADLLDTPRPQTTEPRKSAKTIGTLTPSCGIGEERALETGMPAVARRLAGSLAWSAARQGAFTTDADADLFADELSASLTGRLVMPDAGLIRHGGVDWAYGDPATSTSARSAPLTIRVNSQQAPGQLRRVAETALRASVLDVGARVTRDRLEAIGEAVRRCSGDIEDCFDPRRNAALSRAMRRALKDGVPEEAVERALALARQGTDDDALSELIPDPVEPRPAVLHVPRAFTRAVADDEAWTFEQDGGVVRARDFRTGIARTIWSFGGPSLAFNASPEETGPTIHLNLPAFFGDDREFQAGIFCDTVRYWAIALTLSAPKGAGSAGSIALTGLGALLMAGGQAFGSQEARETAAALGQLATRTLRDVAMETGAAAPGLGETPRLDALPDSFCQLAEYLSKAAPPFLPKAALARPGPTLICQTPASEIAGLLDADSLGALPVRSAVTADAGMAGGQRLRDCARTGLLTLGCSVTDVERAEDHAAGHGSLRGAPGISLEDLMERGVPVAALERLEDSIAEGASVRHALNRWTLGDRVCRDALGLTSDVIERHGNALCNAIGYTEDDIRAADAHAHGTGDLAGAPDLPARIRAVFETPSLQDQMMMAAAIENQISGYCRMELSLDGNATIDDVAALIDLGGELGLRDLSIRRTASGLFDLLPSIDFDKGDYAAEAEPVERIVERTVERVVEKPAARRKLPDRRKGYIQKATVGGHKVYLHTGEFDDGELGEIFIDMHKEGAAFRSLMNNFAIAISIGLQYGVPLEEFVDAFVYTRFEPAGAVQGNDSIQHATSILDYLFRELGVSYLGRDDLAEISPDKADPGGLGRGVEEEKLAREDAAKFISRGFSRGQVPDNILMFANAPKKAATGGDATTGHYEIEDQAASGSSSRDISGYTGAPCPECGHFTVVENDNGGQTCDACNWSGG; this is encoded by the coding sequence ATGCAGGTCTTCGGTCGCATTGCCCAATTCATCGCCGACTCCGATCTCGGCGGTGTCCCCGAAGCCCGGCAGCTGGGCAGCATTGATGCCGATGATGGCTCATTGTCGGGATCAGATCGCGCACTGGTCGCCCCCCCCGGGTGGAGCGATACCGCGGTTCAGGGCCTGGCCGATCTGCTCGACACACCCCGCCCGCAAACCACGGAACCGCGCAAGAGTGCCAAGACAATTGGCACACTGACCCCGTCCTGCGGCATTGGCGAAGAGCGCGCGCTGGAGACCGGCATGCCTGCCGTCGCCCGTCGCCTCGCCGGCTCACTCGCCTGGTCAGCAGCCCGCCAGGGCGCTTTCACAACAGACGCGGATGCTGACCTGTTTGCCGATGAATTGTCCGCCAGCCTGACCGGCCGGCTGGTGATGCCCGATGCCGGACTGATCCGCCATGGCGGCGTTGATTGGGCCTATGGTGACCCGGCGACGTCCACCTCCGCCCGGTCAGCCCCGTTGACGATCCGGGTCAATTCGCAGCAAGCGCCCGGCCAGTTGCGACGCGTCGCCGAGACCGCCCTGCGCGCCTCCGTGCTTGATGTCGGTGCCCGGGTCACCCGTGACCGCCTGGAGGCTATCGGCGAAGCCGTGCGCCGTTGCTCCGGCGATATCGAGGATTGCTTCGACCCGCGCCGCAATGCCGCGCTTTCGCGTGCCATGCGCCGGGCCCTGAAAGACGGTGTCCCCGAAGAGGCCGTCGAACGCGCTCTCGCGCTGGCCCGCCAGGGAACCGATGACGATGCCCTGTCCGAACTCATTCCTGACCCTGTTGAGCCCCGCCCTGCGGTACTGCATGTACCGCGCGCCTTTACCCGGGCCGTGGCCGACGACGAGGCGTGGACCTTCGAACAGGATGGCGGCGTGGTCCGTGCCCGAGATTTCCGGACCGGCATCGCGCGGACCATCTGGAGTTTCGGGGGGCCATCTCTTGCGTTCAATGCCAGCCCGGAAGAAACCGGCCCGACCATCCATTTAAACCTGCCCGCCTTTTTCGGTGACGACCGGGAGTTTCAGGCCGGGATTTTCTGCGACACAGTCCGCTACTGGGCCATTGCGCTGACCTTGAGCGCCCCGAAGGGTGCCGGTTCAGCCGGCTCCATAGCCCTGACCGGGCTGGGTGCCTTGCTGATGGCCGGTGGACAGGCCTTTGGCAGCCAAGAAGCCCGCGAAACAGCCGCGGCTCTCGGTCAGCTGGCAACCCGCACCTTGCGCGACGTGGCAATGGAGACAGGTGCCGCGGCACCCGGTCTCGGCGAAACGCCTCGTCTGGACGCCTTGCCGGACAGTTTCTGCCAGCTTGCCGAATACCTGTCCAAGGCCGCTCCCCCCTTCCTGCCGAAAGCGGCCCTCGCCCGGCCTGGCCCGACCCTGATCTGCCAGACGCCGGCGTCGGAGATCGCTGGCTTGCTTGACGCGGACAGTCTGGGAGCCCTGCCGGTCCGCTCAGCTGTCACCGCCGATGCCGGCATGGCGGGTGGGCAACGCTTGCGAGACTGCGCCCGGACCGGATTGTTGACGCTTGGCTGCTCCGTGACCGATGTCGAGCGGGCCGAAGACCACGCTGCCGGCCATGGCAGCCTGCGCGGCGCTCCGGGAATCTCGCTCGAGGACTTGATGGAACGCGGCGTCCCTGTCGCCGCACTGGAACGTCTCGAGGACTCCATCGCCGAAGGTGCGTCGGTCCGCCACGCGCTCAATCGCTGGACACTGGGCGACCGGGTCTGCCGCGATGCGCTCGGCCTGACCAGCGACGTTATCGAACGTCACGGCAACGCCTTGTGCAACGCAATCGGCTACACCGAAGATGATATCCGCGCCGCAGATGCCCATGCGCATGGCACCGGCGATCTGGCCGGTGCACCGGACCTTCCGGCCCGGATCCGCGCAGTGTTCGAGACCCCGAGCCTTCAGGACCAGATGATGATGGCGGCGGCCATCGAGAACCAGATCAGCGGCTATTGCCGCATGGAGTTGTCGCTGGACGGCAATGCCACCATTGACGATGTCGCTGCGCTGATCGACCTGGGTGGCGAGCTGGGCCTGCGGGACCTCTCGATCCGCCGCACCGCCTCGGGACTGTTCGACCTGCTCCCATCCATCGATTTCGACAAGGGCGACTACGCGGCTGAAGCAGAGCCCGTCGAGCGGATCGTTGAGCGGACGGTCGAGCGGGTGGTCGAAAAGCCCGCCGCGCGCCGCAAGCTCCCGGACCGTCGCAAGGGCTATATCCAGAAAGCGACCGTCGGTGGCCACAAGGTCTATCTGCATACCGGCGAATTTGACGATGGCGAGCTCGGCGAGATCTTCATCGACATGCACAAGGAAGGCGCGGCCTTTCGCTCGCTGATGAACAATTTTGCCATCGCGATCTCGATCGGCCTGCAATACGGCGTGCCGCTCGAAGAATTTGTCGACGCCTTCGTCTATACCCGGTTCGAGCCGGCCGGTGCGGTCCAGGGCAATGACTCGATCCAGCACGCCACCTCGATCCTCGATTACCTGTTCCGCGAACTGGGCGTGTCCTATCTGGGACGTGACGACCTGGCCGAAATTTCGCCGGACAAGGCTGATCCCGGCGGTCTGGGGCGCGGAGTCGAGGAAGAAAAGCTGGCGCGGGAAGATGCCGCCAAATTCATTTCCCGAGGCTTCTCGCGCGGCCAGGTCCCTGACAATATCCTGATGTTCGCGAATGCGCCCAAGAAGGCGGCGACCGGCGGCGATGCCACAACCGGCCACTATGAGATCGAGGACCAGGCGGCCAGCGGATCAAGCTCGCGCGACATCTCCGGCTATACCGGCGCGCCCTGCCCCGAGTGCGGACATTTTACCGTGGTCGAGAACGACAATGGCGGGCAGACCTGCGACGCGTGCAACTGGAGCGGTGGCTGA
- the accB gene encoding acetyl-CoA carboxylase biotin carboxyl carrier protein has translation MSSDSRPRSPISAKLVRELADILRETDLSEIEVERGDLRLKIARQITAAPVVHSVAAPAAAPAAIAAPAAAPVAAAAPAASADDPNAVKSPMVGTAYLRPNPDAGNFVTVGDQVKKGDTILLVEAMKTFNPITAEKSGTVSAILVEDGQPVEFGEPLFVLS, from the coding sequence ATGAGTTCTGATTCCCGCCCCCGCTCCCCGATCAGCGCGAAACTCGTCCGCGAGCTCGCCGACATCCTCCGGGAAACCGACCTGTCGGAAATCGAAGTCGAGCGGGGCGATCTGCGCCTCAAGATCGCCCGTCAGATTACCGCAGCGCCGGTCGTCCACAGCGTGGCCGCGCCAGCCGCCGCACCGGCTGCCATCGCCGCACCCGCAGCAGCTCCCGTTGCCGCAGCGGCTCCGGCGGCCTCCGCCGATGACCCGAATGCGGTCAAATCTCCGATGGTGGGCACGGCCTATCTGCGTCCCAATCCGGATGCCGGCAATTTCGTGACCGTCGGCGACCAGGTGAAGAAGGGCGATACCATCCTGCTGGTCGAGGCCATGAAAACGTTCAACCCGATCACGGCCGAAAAATCCGGCACGGTCAGCGCCATTCTCGTCGAGGACGGGCAGCCGGTGGAATTCGGCGAACCCCTCTTCGTCCTGTCCTGA